A genomic region of Helicoverpa armigera isolate CAAS_96S chromosome 31, ASM3070526v1, whole genome shotgun sequence contains the following coding sequences:
- the LOC135119197 gene encoding zinc finger protein 436-like, giving the protein MNRRSLRQRPRISYYEPEEPSLDEYIYCDGCTDFVYEYCAIHGPLLVIPDDKVPTKSPFPAYVPRAALTIPHVFLHIAPSIIPGAGLGIFSTLTLPRGVRFGPYCGVRTQNVDSMYCWQIYDRNGKRSHVVDAEDGNRSNWMRYVNCARNWREQNLLAYQYQGQLYYRTIKIIPRFTELLVFYGSEFANTLHINLSKYNAPPGYAQKFGAPPAKKPKQDLQNEKQEIQREQKSSKIEKTEEKLNNSPDVPENSKFGPNSKRQKSISYECVSKDKPDIKVKKNIEPSNSQDIPIQSNNYVNENEFKCKICNYKGINSDLERHSLRHKNISTNKPEKCDVSPSRYSQKCDLVKHTRTHTGEKPYKCDICPSSFSVKSHLIRHIRIHTGEKPYKCNICPNSFIQKVGLVYHIRTHTGEKPYKCDICPSSFSLEGSLIKHIRTHTGEKPYKCDICPSHFSEKGHLVPHIRTHTGEKPYKCDFCPSSFSEKGSLIRHIRTHTGEKPYKCDICPSSFSQKSDLIRHIRTHTGEKPYKCDICPSSFSRKGDLIIHIRTHTGEKPYKCDICPSSFRHKNTLIAHIRTHTGEKPYKCDICPSSFSVKSTLKAHIRTHTGEKPFKCDICPRSFSRNCYLRTHIRTHNGEKSNKCDIQKNCQSSK; this is encoded by the exons ATGAATCGGCGTAGTTTACGCCAAAGACCGAGAATTAGTTACTACGAACCCGAAGAACCGAGTTTGGAcgaatacattt ATTGCGATGGGTGCACCGACTTTGTGTACGAATACTGTGCGATTCACGGGCCTTTACTGGTCATCCCTGATGataag GTTCCTACCAAAAGTCCCTTCCCGGCCTACGTCCCCCGCGCCGCGCTTACAATCCCGCATGTGTTCCTACATATAGCACCCTCTATTATACCAG GCGCTGGTCTGGGTATATTCAGTACTTTGACCCTACCACGCGGCGTTCGCTTCGGACCGTACTGCGGAGTTCGCACGCAAAATGTCGACTCCATGTATTGTTGGCag ATATACGATAGAAACGGCAAAAGATCTCACGTAGTGGACGCGGAGGATGGTAATCGGTCCAACTGGATGCGTTACGTCAACTGCGCACGGAACTGGCGGGAACAAAACCTCTTGGCTTACCAATATCAAGGGCAGCTTTATTATAG AACTATCAAAATAATCCCTCGCTTCACGGAGCTACTAGTGTTCTACGGCAGCGAGTTCGCGAACACGCTGCATATCAACCTGAGCAAGTATAACGCGCCTCCGGGATATGCTCAAAAATTCG gtgCACCCCCCGCCAAGAAACCAAAGCAAGACCTACAAAACGAAAAACAAGAGATACAAAGAgaacaaaaatcatcaaaaattgagaaaactgaagaaaaactaaataatagtCCTGATGTACCCGAAAATAGTAAGTTTGGACCTAACAGTAAAAGACAAAAATCTATTTCATATGAATGTGTTTCAAAAGATAAACCTGAtattaaggtaaaaaaaaatattgaacccTCAAATAGTCAAGATATTCCAATACAgagtaataattatgtaaatgaaaatgaattcaAATGTAAGATCTGTAATTATAAAGGCATAAATAGCGATTTGGAAAGACATAGCTTAAGACACAAAAATATTAGTACTAACAAGCCTGAAAAATGTGATGTTAGTCCGAGTCGTTATAGTCAAAAGTGTGATTTAGTTAAACACACTCGTACACACACTGGTGAGAAACCTTACAAATGTGATATTTGTCCGAGTAGTTTTAGTGTAAAGAGTCATTTAATAAGACACATTCGTATACACACTGGTGAGAAACcttataaatgtaatatttgtcCGAATAGTTTTATTCAAAAGGTTGGCTTAGTTTATCACATTCGTACACACACTGGTGAGAaaccttataaatgtgatatttgtccGAGTAGTTTTAGTTTGGAGGGTagtttaataaaacacattcgTACACATACTGGTGAGAaaccttataaatgtgatatttgtccAAGTCATTTCAGTGAAAAGGGACATTTAGTACCACACATTCGTACACATACTGGTGAGAAACCTTACAAATGTGATTTTTGTCCGAGTAGTTTTAGTGAGAAGGGTAGTTTAATAAGACACATTCGTACACACACTGGTGAGAaaccttataaatgtgatatttgtccGAGTAGTTTTAGTCAAAAGAGTGATTTAATTAGACACATTCGTACACACACTGGTGAGAaaccttataaatgtgatatttgtccGAGTAGTTTTAGTCGAAAGGGTGATTTAATTATACACATTCGCACACACACTGGTGAGAaaccttataaatgtgatatttgtccGAGTAGTTTTAGACACAAGAATACTTTAATAGCACACATTCGTACACACACTGGTGAGAaaccttataaatgtgatatttgtccGAGTAGTTTTAGTGTAAAGAGTACTTTAAAAGCACACATTCGTACACACACTGGTGAGAAACCttttaaatgtgatatttgtccGCGCAGTTTTAGTAGAAATTGTTATTTAAGAACACACATTCGTACACACAATGGTGAAAAATCTAATAAATgtgatatacaaaaaaattgtcagtcttcaaaatag